One Chiloscyllium plagiosum isolate BGI_BamShark_2017 chromosome 12, ASM401019v2, whole genome shotgun sequence DNA window includes the following coding sequences:
- the LOC122555562 gene encoding immunoglobulin lambda-1 light chain-like, with protein sequence MLLLGNHGIQLSILIHILVSAGKNLGLTISVTPPAIKALKGQTVNINCSYQSKDGEQLRIKWGREDGVQELCDYIYNKNNTKYTTWCCTEHMNITMDLSTNTASLTIFNLHLNDSNIYFCQISIEIPPPALTVKSKGILLTVEAQPTVQLIEKTHPDPHEVRELICTSLEFYPDDIQVSWFKAGERITNGIKNGALYTNSDGSFSITSFLSLSASEWNKGETYSCQVNHSTLSAPAVETICVSNPDARPDIIVAWAIVVRLMILVMATLIAMAAFKLCFRSHDTDDEFERPCLNQTIKLQTDLIRTNYGKEPGNPQ encoded by the exons ATGCTACTGTTGGGAAATCACGGCATCCAACTTTCCATTTTAATTCATATCCTTGTCAGTGCAG GAAAAAACCTAGGCCTGACCATTTCTGTGACTCCACCTGCAATCAAAGCTTTAAAAGGACAGACAGTGAATATAAACTGTTCATACCAAAGCAAAGATGGAGAACAGCTGAGGATAAAATGGGGGAGAGAAGATGGTGTACAAGAGCTTTGTGATTATatttataataaaaataataCCAAGTATACAACGTGGTGTTGTACAGAACATATGAATATCACAATGGATCTCTCAACAAACACAGCATCTTTAACAATCTTCAATCTTCACTTAAATGACTCCAATATTTACTTTTGTCAAATTTCCATTGAAATACCTCCCCCTGCACTAACAGTAAAAAGTAAAGGTATACTCCTCACGGTGGAAG CTCAGCCTACCGTCCAGTTAATTGAGAAGACTCATCCTGACCCTCATGAAGTGAGAGAATTAATTTGCACATCACTGGAGTTCTATCCTGATGACATTCAAGTGTCCTGGTTTAAAGCTGGAGAACGAATCACGAATGGCATTAAGAATGGGGCTCTCTATACCAACAGTGACGGTTCATTCTCCATCACAAGTTTCCTGAGTCTTTCTGCATCTGAGTGGAATAAAGGTGAAACTTACTCCTGTCAAGTGAACCACTCAACGCTGTCTGCACCTGCTGTTGAAACGATTTGTGTTAGTAACCCAG ATGCAAGGCCTGACATAATTGTTGCATGGGCAATAGTAGTAAGACTGATGATCCTTGTTATGGCAACACTGATTGCGATGGCAGCATTTAAATTATGTTTCAGATCTCAC GATACTGATGATGAATTTGAACGACCTTGTCTCAATCAAACAATTAAGCTACAAACGGACCTCATTAGAACAAATTACGGAAAAGAACCTGGAAATCCACAATAG